The following are from one region of the Rhizobacter sp. AJA081-3 genome:
- a CDS encoding cytochrome c — protein sequence MNGRGRLVLAFVLAASGAAASAQEAAPPDPAEAGRKIYVYSCQRCHGLNLATNGIGFDLRTFPEHDKARFVRSVMHGKNAMPAWAGTLKPEQLDLLWAYIGSVNGWKAAAAPK from the coding sequence ATGAACGGTCGAGGGCGCCTCGTGCTCGCCTTCGTGCTCGCCGCTTCTGGAGCGGCGGCGAGCGCGCAGGAGGCCGCTCCGCCGGATCCGGCGGAGGCCGGCCGGAAGATCTACGTCTACTCCTGCCAGCGCTGCCATGGTCTGAACCTGGCCACCAACGGCATCGGCTTCGACCTGCGCACCTTCCCCGAGCACGACAAGGCGCGCTTCGTGCGCTCGGTGATGCACGGCAAGAACGCGATGCCCGCCTGGGCCGGCACGCTCAAGCCCGAGCAATTGGACCTGCTGTGGGCCTACATCGGCTCGGTCAACGGCTGGAAAGCGGCGGCAGCGCCGAAGTGA
- a CDS encoding pseudouridine synthase, translating into MHLAQVLFSQGFGSRRECEGLIASGFVSLAGQVCDNPWHEVDPVGLEFGVQGQRWPYHEKALVMLNKPAGYECSQKPKHHPSVMSLLPAPLRRRGLQPVGRLDEDTTGLLLLTDDGSLIHRLTSPKHHVPKLYEVQCKHEVDSKQIAALLAGVVLDDDPKPVKAAACEAAGAQGIRLTLTEGKYHQVKRMVAAVGNRVEGLHRSSFGALVLPADLAPGQWRWVDGPQALTSALPPLSSR; encoded by the coding sequence ATGCATCTCGCGCAAGTGCTGTTCTCCCAGGGTTTCGGTTCACGTCGCGAGTGCGAGGGGCTGATCGCCTCGGGTTTCGTGAGCCTGGCCGGCCAGGTCTGCGACAACCCCTGGCACGAGGTCGACCCCGTGGGCCTGGAGTTCGGCGTGCAGGGCCAGCGCTGGCCGTACCACGAGAAGGCGCTGGTGATGCTGAACAAGCCCGCCGGCTACGAGTGCTCGCAGAAGCCCAAGCACCATCCGAGCGTGATGAGCCTGCTGCCCGCGCCGCTGCGCCGCCGCGGCCTGCAGCCGGTGGGCCGGCTCGACGAGGACACCACCGGATTGCTTCTGCTCACCGACGACGGCAGCCTCATCCACCGCCTCACCTCGCCCAAGCACCACGTGCCCAAACTGTACGAGGTGCAGTGCAAGCACGAGGTGGACTCGAAGCAGATCGCCGCGCTGCTGGCCGGCGTGGTGCTCGACGACGACCCGAAGCCGGTGAAGGCCGCCGCCTGCGAAGCCGCCGGCGCGCAGGGCATCCGCCTCACGCTCACTGAAGGCAAGTACCACCAGGTCAAGCGCATGGTGGCCGCCGTCGGCAACCGCGTCGAAGGCTTGCACCGCAGCAGCTTCGGCGCGCTCGTGCTGCCGGCCGACCTGGCGCCGGGTCAATGGCGCTGGGTCGACGGCCCGCAGGCCCTCACTTCGGCGCTGCCGCCGCTTTCCAGCCGTTGA
- the lspA gene encoding signal peptidase II: MAFKNSGNSLLPWLGLALAVILLDQFTKTLILGYFQLGDSRTVTSFFNVVRVHNTGAAFSFLAGASGWQRWFFVGLGVAAAGFIVWMLRGHGAQKMFSLALSLILGGALGNVIDRLLHGYVVDFIQVHYGGWYFPSFNVADSAITVGAVLLILDELLRVKRS; encoded by the coding sequence ATGGCCTTCAAGAACTCCGGCAATTCGCTGCTGCCGTGGCTGGGTCTCGCGCTGGCCGTCATTCTCCTGGACCAGTTCACCAAGACGCTGATCCTGGGCTACTTCCAGCTCGGCGACAGCCGCACCGTCACCTCGTTCTTCAACGTCGTGCGGGTGCACAACACCGGCGCGGCGTTCTCGTTCCTGGCCGGCGCCTCGGGCTGGCAGCGCTGGTTCTTCGTCGGGCTGGGCGTGGCGGCGGCCGGCTTCATCGTCTGGATGCTGCGCGGCCACGGCGCGCAGAAGATGTTCTCGCTGGCGCTGTCGCTGATCCTCGGCGGCGCGCTGGGCAACGTGATCGACCGGCTGCTGCACGGCTACGTGGTCGACTTCATCCAGGTGCACTACGGCGGCTGGTACTTCCCGTCGTTCAACGTCGCCGACAGCGCCATCACGGTCGGCGCGGTGCTGCTGATCCTCGACGAACTGCTGCGCGTGAAGCGCAGCTGA
- the ileS gene encoding isoleucine--tRNA ligase produces the protein MNDTAKVDYRSTLNLPDTPFPMRGDLPKREPGWVKDWDEQGVYKQLRDARHGAPLFVLHDGPPYANGAIHMGHAVNKVLKDMIVKARQLKGFDAQYVPGWDCHGLPIENAIEKKHGRNLSRDDMQAKSRAYATEQIAQQMVDFKRLGVLGDWADRYATMDPKNEAGEIRAFKRVVERGFVYRGLKPVYWCFDCGSSLAEFEIEYADKKSQTLDVGFLCAEPDRLASAFGLTALAKDAFAVIWTTTAWTIPANQALNLNPTLEYSLVDTERGLLVLAASLVEKCMVRYGLTGTVVATVLGEKLGGIHFRHPLAHVDAGYDRLSPVYLADYATADDGTGLVHSSPAYGLDDFNSCVTHGMTYDDILNPVQGNGSYAADFPLFGGQNIWKAVPVIIDTLKSAGRLFATETITHSYPHCWRHKSPVIYRAAAQWFIRMDAGEGVFTKDKAPRTLRQLALDAIDQTGFYPENGRARLRDMIANRPDWCISRQRSWGVPLPFFLHKDTGELHPRTMEILDQAATIVEQGGIEAWSRATAEQILGATDAPHYTKSSDILEVWFDSGSTFEHVLRKQHPQGHHHQGPEADLYLEGHDQHRGWFHSSLLLACALYDRAPYRGLLTHGFTVDSQGRKMSKSLGNGIEPQAVSQKLGAEIIRLWVAASDYSGDIAGDDKILARVVDAYRRIRNTLRFLLANTSDFDAAKDAVAPAEMLEIDRWALSRAAQFQAEVLAHYEVYEFHPVVAKLQVFCSEDLGAFYLDVLKDRLYTTAPKSLARRSAQTALWQITHAMLRWMAPFLSFTAEEAWKVFAPEKSSSIFAETYWAFPAPDEALLAKWTRIREIRDLANKEIEAVRTAGLVGSSLQANLKITAGAADHALLAALGDDLRFVTITSAATLIAGTELAVAVAPSTAQKCDRCWHWRDDVGHDPAHPAICGRCTSNLFGSGEARKVA, from the coding sequence ATGAACGACACCGCCAAAGTCGACTACCGCTCGACGCTGAACCTGCCCGACACACCCTTCCCGATGCGCGGCGACCTGCCCAAGCGCGAGCCGGGCTGGGTCAAGGACTGGGACGAACAAGGCGTCTACAAGCAGCTTCGCGATGCGCGCCACGGCGCGCCGCTGTTCGTGCTGCACGATGGCCCGCCCTATGCCAACGGCGCCATCCACATGGGCCACGCCGTCAACAAGGTGCTCAAGGACATGATCGTCAAGGCGCGCCAGCTCAAGGGCTTCGACGCGCAGTACGTGCCGGGCTGGGACTGCCACGGCCTGCCGATCGAGAACGCGATCGAGAAGAAGCACGGCCGCAACCTCAGCCGCGACGACATGCAGGCGAAGAGCCGCGCCTACGCGACCGAGCAGATCGCGCAGCAGATGGTCGACTTCAAGCGCCTGGGCGTGCTCGGTGACTGGGCCGACCGCTACGCGACGATGGACCCGAAGAATGAGGCCGGCGAGATCCGCGCCTTCAAGCGCGTGGTCGAGCGCGGCTTCGTCTACCGCGGCCTGAAGCCCGTCTACTGGTGCTTCGACTGCGGCAGCTCGCTGGCCGAGTTCGAGATCGAGTACGCCGACAAGAAGAGCCAGACGCTGGACGTCGGCTTCCTGTGCGCCGAGCCGGACCGGCTGGCCAGCGCCTTCGGCCTGACGGCGCTCGCCAAGGACGCCTTCGCGGTGATCTGGACCACCACCGCCTGGACCATCCCCGCCAACCAGGCGCTGAACCTGAACCCGACGCTCGAGTACTCGCTGGTCGACACCGAGCGCGGCCTGCTGGTGCTCGCCGCCTCGCTGGTCGAGAAGTGCATGGTGCGCTATGGCCTCACCGGCACGGTGGTGGCCACGGTGCTGGGCGAGAAGCTCGGCGGCATCCACTTCCGCCACCCGCTGGCCCACGTCGACGCCGGCTACGACCGCCTCAGCCCGGTCTATCTGGCCGACTACGCCACGGCCGACGACGGCACCGGCCTCGTGCACTCGTCGCCGGCCTACGGCCTGGACGACTTCAACTCCTGCGTCACGCACGGGATGACGTACGACGACATCCTCAACCCGGTGCAGGGCAACGGCAGCTACGCGGCCGACTTCCCGCTCTTCGGCGGCCAGAACATCTGGAAGGCCGTGCCGGTGATCATCGACACGCTGAAGAGCGCGGGGCGACTGTTCGCCACCGAGACGATCACGCACAGCTACCCGCATTGCTGGCGCCACAAGAGCCCGGTGATCTACCGCGCCGCGGCGCAGTGGTTCATCCGCATGGACGCGGGCGAAGGCGTGTTCACGAAAGACAAGGCGCCACGCACGCTGCGCCAGCTGGCGCTGGACGCGATCGACCAGACCGGCTTCTACCCGGAGAACGGCCGCGCCCGCCTGCGCGACATGATCGCCAACCGGCCCGACTGGTGCATCAGCCGCCAGCGCAGCTGGGGCGTGCCGCTGCCCTTCTTCCTGCACAAGGACACGGGCGAGCTGCACCCGCGCACGATGGAGATCCTCGACCAGGCCGCGACCATCGTCGAGCAGGGCGGCATCGAGGCCTGGAGCCGCGCCACCGCCGAGCAGATCCTCGGCGCGACCGATGCACCGCACTACACGAAGAGCAGCGACATCCTCGAGGTGTGGTTCGACTCCGGCTCCACTTTCGAGCACGTGCTGCGCAAGCAGCACCCGCAGGGCCACCACCACCAAGGCCCCGAGGCCGACCTCTACCTCGAAGGTCACGACCAGCACCGCGGCTGGTTCCACAGCTCGCTGCTGCTCGCCTGTGCGCTGTACGACCGCGCGCCCTACCGCGGCCTGCTCACGCACGGCTTCACGGTCGACAGCCAGGGCCGCAAGATGAGCAAGTCGCTCGGCAACGGCATCGAGCCGCAGGCCGTGAGCCAGAAGCTGGGCGCCGAGATCATCCGCCTGTGGGTGGCGGCCAGCGATTACTCGGGCGACATCGCCGGCGACGACAAGATCCTCGCCCGCGTCGTCGACGCCTACCGCCGCATCCGCAACACGCTGCGTTTCCTGCTCGCCAACACCAGCGACTTCGATGCGGCGAAAGATGCCGTGGCGCCGGCCGAGATGCTGGAGATCGACCGCTGGGCGCTGTCGCGCGCGGCGCAATTCCAGGCCGAGGTGCTGGCGCACTACGAGGTCTACGAATTCCACCCGGTGGTGGCCAAGCTTCAGGTGTTCTGCTCGGAAGACCTCGGCGCCTTCTACCTCGACGTGCTGAAGGATCGCCTGTACACCACCGCGCCGAAGTCGCTCGCGCGGCGCTCGGCGCAGACGGCCTTGTGGCAGATCACGCACGCCATGCTGCGCTGGATGGCGCCCTTCCTCAGCTTCACCGCCGAAGAAGCGTGGAAGGTGTTCGCGCCGGAGAAGTCGTCCTCGATCTTCGCCGAGACCTACTGGGCCTTCCCCGCCCCTGACGAGGCGCTGCTCGCGAAGTGGACGCGCATTCGCGAGATCCGCGACCTGGCCAACAAGGAGATCGAGGCGGTGCGCACTGCGGGCCTCGTCGGCTCCTCGCTGCAGGCGAACCTGAAGATCACCGCCGGCGCTGCCGACCACGCGCTGCTCGCCGCGCTGGGCGACGACCTGCGCTTCGTCACCATCACCTCGGCGGCGACGCTGATCGCCGGCACCGAACTGGCCGTCGCGGTGGCGCCCTCGACGGCGCAGAAGTGCGACCGCTGCTGGCACTGGCGCGACGACGTCGGCCACGACCCGGCGCACCCGGCGATCTGCGGCCGCTGCACGAGCAACCTCTTCGGCAGCGGCGAAGCCCGCAAGGTGGCCTGA
- a CDS encoding bifunctional riboflavin kinase/FAD synthetase produces MRVFRGFHHPGIARACALTIGNFDGVHRGHQAMLALLRNEAQHRGLPSCAMTFEPHPRDYFAALAGKPELAPSRIATLRDKLGELERCGIDQTVVLRFDQRFAAQTPQAFIDDVLVHGLGAKYVLVGDDFRFGARRAGDYAMLDAAGQAAGFDVARMNSYEVHGLRVSSSAVRDALAAGDMARVATLLGRPYSMSGHVVHGKKLGRSLGQSAPGLGDGFRTLNLRFSHPKPAALGIFAVRVHGLADGPLDGVASLGKRPTVDDSGRVLLEVYCLDWPAALGAEGGYGKIIRVELLHKLRDEARYDGLEALTAAIRKDVDDARAFLAAHAATYVKTGRQTTRDRI; encoded by the coding sequence ATGCGAGTCTTCCGCGGCTTCCACCATCCCGGCATCGCGCGCGCCTGCGCGCTGACCATCGGCAACTTCGACGGCGTGCACCGCGGCCACCAGGCCATGCTGGCGCTGCTGCGCAACGAGGCCCAGCACCGCGGCCTGCCCTCGTGCGCAATGACCTTCGAGCCGCACCCGCGCGACTACTTCGCTGCGCTGGCCGGCAAGCCCGAGCTGGCGCCCTCGCGCATCGCCACGCTGCGCGACAAGCTCGGCGAGCTCGAGCGCTGCGGCATCGACCAGACCGTGGTGCTGCGCTTCGACCAGCGCTTTGCCGCGCAGACGCCGCAGGCCTTCATCGACGACGTGCTGGTGCATGGCCTGGGCGCGAAGTACGTGCTGGTCGGCGACGACTTCCGCTTCGGCGCGCGGCGCGCCGGCGACTACGCGATGCTCGACGCCGCCGGCCAGGCCGCCGGCTTCGACGTGGCGCGCATGAACAGCTACGAGGTGCACGGCCTGCGCGTGTCGAGCTCGGCGGTGCGCGATGCGCTCGCCGCGGGCGACATGGCCCGCGTCGCCACGCTGCTCGGCCGTCCGTACTCGATGAGCGGCCACGTCGTGCACGGCAAGAAGCTGGGCCGCAGCCTGGGCCAGAGCGCGCCGGGCCTGGGCGACGGTTTCCGCACGCTGAACCTGCGCTTCTCGCACCCGAAGCCGGCGGCGCTCGGCATCTTCGCGGTGCGTGTGCACGGCCTGGCCGACGGTCCGCTGGACGGCGTGGCCAGCCTGGGCAAGCGCCCCACGGTGGACGACAGCGGCCGCGTGCTGCTGGAGGTCTATTGCCTGGACTGGCCGGCCGCCCTGGGCGCCGAGGGGGGCTACGGTAAAATCATCCGCGTGGAACTGCTGCACAAACTGCGCGACGAAGCCCGCTACGACGGGCTGGAGGCGTTGACGGCCGCCATCCGCAAGGATGTGGACGACGCGCGGGCCTTTCTGGCGGCGCATGCCGCCACCTACGTGAAGACCGGCCGGCAGACGACGCGCGACCGAATTTAG
- a CDS encoding PQQ-dependent dehydrogenase, methanol/ethanol family, giving the protein MDLKFARGLAATALSFAAAAVSAQSTADLRNDAATPGDVTTYGMGWSLQRHTPLKQITPANAKNLAPVWNLSLDNSTNASNQPLVIDGVMYVASHTHTLAIDALTGRQKWKVAIELPNDIAGYLCCGIHTRGMAALNGVLYRTTIDAHVMAISMTDGKVLWKQKAAEYKDGYSMTHAPLIADGVLITGISGGEYGSRGFLDGWDLKTGEKKWHRWTTAAPGEPGGDTWKGEAHKTGGAPTWLTGSYDPELNLVYWGVGNGGPWNAAARGGDSLYIGSVLALKPSTGEVVWHYQFSPGDPYDYDGVNELVLADLPIAGKTTKVLMQANRNGFFYVIDRTNGKLISGTQFARKVNWASGIDKASGRPIDTAMTAMVRKTEEMKDFIEVWPSAFGGKNWMPMSYDPGRKLVFLNSIDLGMKVKYVKQERPGGPNWYLGLELGGFVDPSDGNRGALVAWDPVAAKPVWTVRNKSPFWAGVLSTASGVVFTGSQTGQFLAFDSKTGKKLWSFQTGSGISGLPIAWEKNGREYITVLSGAAQVYGALAGDPDLANVPAGGSVWTFALPSRK; this is encoded by the coding sequence ATGGACCTGAAGTTCGCACGCGGCCTGGCCGCGACGGCGCTGTCATTTGCGGCAGCGGCCGTTTCGGCGCAGAGCACCGCCGACCTGCGCAACGATGCCGCCACGCCGGGCGACGTCACCACCTACGGCATGGGCTGGTCGCTGCAACGCCACACGCCGCTCAAGCAGATCACGCCAGCCAACGCGAAGAACCTCGCGCCGGTGTGGAACCTGAGCCTGGACAACTCGACCAACGCGTCCAACCAGCCGCTGGTGATCGACGGCGTCATGTACGTCGCCTCGCACACCCACACGCTCGCGATCGACGCGCTCACCGGCCGGCAGAAGTGGAAGGTGGCCATCGAGCTGCCCAACGACATCGCCGGCTACCTGTGCTGCGGCATCCACACGCGCGGCATGGCGGCATTGAACGGTGTGCTCTATCGCACCACCATCGACGCGCACGTGATGGCGATCTCGATGACCGATGGCAAGGTGCTGTGGAAGCAGAAGGCCGCCGAGTACAAGGACGGCTATTCGATGACCCACGCGCCGCTGATCGCCGACGGCGTGCTGATCACCGGCATTTCCGGCGGCGAATACGGCTCGCGCGGTTTCCTCGACGGCTGGGACCTGAAGACTGGCGAGAAGAAGTGGCACCGCTGGACCACCGCCGCCCCCGGCGAACCCGGCGGCGACACCTGGAAGGGCGAGGCCCACAAGACCGGCGGCGCGCCGACCTGGCTGACCGGCAGCTACGACCCCGAGCTCAACCTCGTCTACTGGGGCGTGGGCAACGGCGGCCCGTGGAACGCGGCGGCACGCGGCGGCGATTCGCTCTACATCGGCTCGGTGCTGGCACTCAAGCCCTCCACCGGCGAGGTCGTCTGGCACTACCAGTTCTCGCCCGGCGACCCCTACGACTACGACGGCGTCAACGAGCTGGTGCTGGCGGACCTGCCCATCGCCGGCAAGACCACCAAGGTGCTGATGCAGGCCAACCGCAACGGCTTCTTCTACGTGATCGACCGAACCAATGGCAAGCTGATCTCGGGCACGCAGTTCGCGCGCAAGGTCAACTGGGCCAGTGGCATCGACAAGGCCAGCGGCCGGCCGATCGACACGGCGATGACGGCGATGGTGCGCAAGACCGAAGAGATGAAAGACTTCATCGAGGTCTGGCCGAGCGCCTTCGGTGGCAAGAACTGGATGCCGATGAGTTACGACCCGGGCCGCAAGCTGGTGTTCCTGAACTCCATCGACCTGGGCATGAAGGTCAAGTACGTCAAGCAGGAGCGCCCGGGCGGCCCGAACTGGTACCTCGGTCTGGAGCTCGGCGGCTTCGTCGATCCGTCCGACGGCAACCGCGGCGCACTCGTCGCCTGGGACCCGGTGGCGGCCAAGCCGGTCTGGACGGTGCGCAACAAGTCGCCGTTCTGGGCCGGCGTGCTCTCCACCGCCTCGGGGGTGGTGTTCACCGGTTCGCAGACCGGACAGTTCCTCGCCTTCGATTCGAAGACGGGCAAGAAGCTGTGGTCCTTCCAGACCGGCTCGGGCATTTCCGGCCTGCCGATCGCGTGGGAGAAGAACGGCCGCGAGTACATCACCGTGCTCAGCGGCGCGGCGCAGGTGTACGGCGCGCTGGCCGGCGACCCCGACCTGGCCAACGTGCCGGCCGGCGGCTCGGTGTGGACCTTCGCGCTGCCGTCGAGGAAATGA
- a CDS encoding GAF domain-containing protein → MSTGNSLPANPFYASPEQRVALARQRFFEDGVRPSGMVSEAVIQSWSRCLRSHPDPARPAVFEPVTASRMHGALRSNRALLEAAADEMERLRVTLAGTSGTAMLTDAQGVIIGSTFTQARSHERLMPITTRIGVNLAEEVVGTNAPGITARTGQPSVVQGSEHFFGNVQIMHCAAAPIRDVRGQLAGVLDLSSEGIPFGFDAASVVAHYAAEIENRLLCAQSTEHLVVRMQISPALLDTPMAALVGVTGDGRIDWLNGVAARLLGLTAPLGQRGAAWVEDCFGVPLATLTALSTRREAQMLHLPNGLTLWLRCQWRSPDGHHELHAARPAPSAPAPAPVPPPATLRETERQTVVRVLAECSGNVSKAARSLGVSRGLIYRNLREPEA, encoded by the coding sequence ATGAGCACCGGCAACAGCCTGCCCGCCAACCCTTTCTATGCCTCGCCCGAGCAGCGTGTCGCGCTCGCGCGGCAGCGCTTCTTCGAGGATGGCGTGCGGCCCTCGGGCATGGTCAGCGAGGCGGTCATCCAGTCGTGGTCGCGCTGCCTGCGCTCGCACCCCGACCCGGCGCGGCCGGCGGTGTTCGAGCCCGTCACGGCCAGCCGCATGCATGGCGCGCTGCGCAGCAACCGCGCCCTGCTCGAGGCTGCGGCCGACGAGATGGAGCGCCTGCGCGTGACTCTCGCCGGCACCAGCGGCACGGCCATGCTCACCGATGCGCAGGGCGTGATCATCGGCAGCACCTTCACGCAGGCGCGCAGCCATGAACGGCTGATGCCCATCACCACGCGCATCGGCGTGAACCTCGCCGAAGAGGTGGTCGGCACCAACGCGCCGGGCATCACCGCTCGCACCGGCCAACCGAGCGTGGTGCAGGGCAGCGAGCACTTCTTCGGCAACGTGCAGATCATGCATTGCGCCGCCGCGCCGATCCGCGACGTGCGCGGCCAGCTGGCCGGCGTGCTGGACCTGTCCAGCGAAGGCATTCCGTTCGGCTTCGACGCCGCTTCGGTGGTGGCGCACTACGCCGCCGAGATCGAGAACCGACTGCTGTGCGCACAGTCCACCGAGCACCTGGTGGTGCGCATGCAGATCTCGCCGGCCCTGCTCGACACGCCGATGGCGGCGCTGGTGGGCGTGACCGGCGACGGCCGCATCGACTGGCTCAACGGCGTCGCCGCGCGGCTGCTCGGCCTGACGGCGCCGCTCGGCCAGCGCGGCGCGGCCTGGGTGGAAGACTGCTTTGGCGTGCCGCTGGCCACGCTGACCGCCCTGTCCACGCGCCGCGAGGCGCAGATGCTGCACCTGCCCAACGGCCTGACGCTGTGGCTGCGCTGCCAGTGGCGGTCGCCCGATGGCCACCACGAACTTCACGCCGCCCGCCCGGCACCCAGCGCGCCCGCCCCGGCGCCCGTGCCGCCGCCGGCCACACTGCGCGAGACCGAGCGCCAGACCGTCGTGCGCGTGCTCGCCGAATGCAGCGGCAACGTGTCGAAGGCGGCGCGCAGCCTGGGCGTGTCGCGCGGACTGATCTACCGGAACCTGCGCGAACCGGAGGCCTGA
- a CDS encoding alpha/beta fold hydrolase, protein MTLTTLTRRALLLLTTAWLSACALKPADTLPPPIVFVHGNGDNASMWLTTVWRFESNGWPRDRLVALDMPYPLARDADDKPQAGRSSADEQMKFLADEVDRVLARTGASKVVLMGASRGGITIRHYIAHGGGAAKVSHAVLGGTPNHGVWSNPKFLPNSEFNGAGPLLTRLNNQGGPGIELTPGVKWMTIRSDSNDKYAQPDGLWIGAKGTPTNVGFDGPELKGAENVVIAGIDHRETACGPLAFAAAYRFLTGRAPVVIAAAIESRVVLDGKVSGLGVDNKPGSGNAANNLALAGATVEVYATDAASGERFGPALHRKAIGADGLWGPLAVNSKTALEFVVSADGYATTHVYRAPFPRSSTLVNLRAERIADADRDAPAMVALTRPRGYFGIPRDEIMLDGKSPPAGIAPGVAGVSLVKARLADAVPRSVAAAFNGERLVGRSWPTAGNHVVLLELND, encoded by the coding sequence ATGACGCTGACCACCCTCACCCGCCGCGCATTGCTGCTCCTGACGACCGCCTGGCTGTCCGCCTGCGCACTCAAGCCGGCCGATACGCTGCCGCCCCCCATCGTGTTCGTGCATGGCAACGGCGACAACGCCTCGATGTGGCTGACCACCGTGTGGCGCTTCGAATCGAACGGCTGGCCGCGCGACCGCCTGGTCGCGCTGGACATGCCCTACCCGCTGGCGCGCGATGCCGACGACAAGCCGCAGGCCGGGCGCAGTTCGGCCGACGAGCAGATGAAGTTCCTCGCCGACGAGGTCGACCGCGTGCTCGCGCGCACCGGCGCCTCGAAGGTCGTGCTGATGGGCGCCTCGCGCGGCGGCATCACGATCCGCCACTACATCGCCCACGGCGGCGGCGCCGCCAAGGTGTCGCATGCCGTCCTCGGCGGCACGCCGAACCACGGCGTGTGGTCGAACCCGAAGTTCCTGCCGAACAGCGAGTTCAACGGCGCCGGCCCCCTGCTGACCCGGCTGAACAATCAGGGCGGCCCGGGTATCGAGCTCACGCCCGGCGTGAAGTGGATGACGATCCGCTCCGACAGCAACGACAAGTACGCGCAGCCCGACGGCCTGTGGATCGGCGCCAAGGGCACGCCGACGAACGTGGGCTTCGACGGTCCCGAGCTGAAGGGCGCCGAGAACGTGGTGATCGCCGGCATCGACCACCGCGAGACGGCCTGCGGGCCGCTCGCCTTTGCCGCCGCCTACCGCTTCCTGACCGGCCGCGCACCGGTGGTCATCGCCGCCGCCATCGAGTCGCGCGTGGTGCTCGACGGCAAGGTGAGCGGGCTGGGCGTGGACAACAAGCCGGGCAGCGGCAACGCGGCGAACAACCTGGCGCTCGCCGGCGCCACGGTTGAGGTCTACGCCACCGATGCCGCCAGCGGCGAGCGGTTCGGCCCGGCGCTGCATCGCAAGGCCATCGGTGCCGACGGACTCTGGGGCCCGCTGGCGGTGAACAGCAAGACCGCGCTCGAGTTCGTCGTCAGCGCCGACGGGTACGCGACCACGCATGTGTACCGCGCACCCTTCCCGCGCTCATCGACGTTGGTGAACCTGCGCGCGGAGCGCATTGCCGACGCCGACCGCGATGCGCCGGCGATGGTGGCGCTGACGCGCCCGCGCGGCTACTTCGGCATCCCGCGCGACGAGATCATGCTCGACGGCAAGAGCCCGCCGGCCGGCATCGCGCCGGGGGTGGCGGGCGTCTCGCTGGTCAAGGCGCGGCTGGCCGACGCCGTCCCGCGCAGCGTGGCAGCGGCCTTCAACGGTGAGCGCCTCGTCGGGCGCAGCTGGCCAACAGCGGGCAACCATGTCGTGCTGCTCGAGCTCAACGATTGA
- a CDS encoding DUF4399 domain-containing protein, translating to MHPTRFVCLLAACLATSAEAAPLPRTDAERACWQRYTRERTRLDLKELTAVSFTNLRNGYRVRSPFLVEFGIKGMGVVPAGKALQGTGHHHILVNTRMPPSVSENLPFNDGHRHFGKGQTFAVLDLPPGKHTLRLLFADHEHRPYFVFSPEISVEVTGKRSAEPLKIDPASFEASCASWYQDEVARPRGPGEWVTVTNVRDGEALVSPFTLQFGVEGFGVCAKGQTADRTGHFMLDVLRDGRVVQALDLSNGATQANVFVPAGSYQIRLRFVDGKTQRDLLPPHEQGVVVTAQERL from the coding sequence ATGCATCCGACTCGATTCGTCTGCCTGCTTGCCGCCTGCCTCGCCACCTCGGCCGAGGCGGCACCCCTGCCCCGGACCGATGCCGAGCGCGCCTGCTGGCAGCGCTACACGCGTGAACGCACGCGGCTGGACTTGAAGGAGCTGACGGCGGTGAGCTTCACCAACCTGCGCAACGGCTACCGCGTGCGCAGCCCGTTCCTGGTCGAGTTCGGCATCAAGGGCATGGGCGTGGTGCCGGCAGGCAAGGCGCTGCAGGGCACGGGGCACCACCACATCCTCGTCAACACGCGCATGCCGCCGTCGGTGAGCGAGAATCTGCCCTTCAATGACGGCCACCGCCACTTCGGCAAGGGCCAGACCTTCGCCGTGCTCGACCTGCCGCCGGGCAAGCACACGCTGCGGCTGCTGTTTGCCGACCACGAGCACCGACCCTATTTCGTCTTCAGCCCGGAGATCAGTGTCGAGGTGACCGGCAAGCGAAGCGCCGAGCCGCTGAAGATCGACCCGGCCAGTTTCGAGGCGAGCTGCGCGTCGTGGTATCAGGACGAGGTGGCGCGCCCACGCGGGCCGGGCGAGTGGGTGACGGTGACCAATGTGCGCGATGGTGAAGCCCTGGTCAGCCCGTTCACCCTGCAGTTCGGCGTCGAGGGTTTCGGTGTCTGCGCCAAGGGCCAGACGGCGGATCGCACCGGCCACTTCATGCTCGACGTGCTGCGCGACGGTCGTGTCGTTCAGGCACTCGATCTCTCGAACGGCGCGACGCAGGCGAACGTGTTCGTGCCGGCGGGCAGCTACCAGATCCGCTTGCGCTTCGTCGACGGGAAGACCCAGCGAGATCTGCTGCCGCCCCACGAGCAGGGCGTGGTGGTGACGGCGCAGGAACGGCTGTAG